One bacterium genomic window, ATGGGCTCGGGGTTCTCGGCCGCGGCCCGGTAATTGCGGATGTGGCGGGCCATGGCCTCCAGCGGCTGCATGATGGAGAACGACAGCATGCCCATGCCTGCTTTGCCGGCCACTGCGGCGGAGTTCTCCGAGGCGCACGCCATCCACGCCGGGGGGTGGGGGTACTGCATCGGCTTGGGGGTGACCATGCGCTTGGGGAACTTGAACCGGGGCGAGTCGTACTCGAAGTACTCCTCCCGCCACATGCCGCAGACGATCTCGATGGCCTCCTGCCAGTCGTCCCGGGAGCGTTCCCGGTCGACCCCGAAGGCGATCTGCTCCATGGGGGTGGACCGGCCGGTGCCCCACACCGCCCGACCGTTGGACAAGATGTCGACGGTGGCCACCTTCTCGGCGATCCGCTGGGGCGGAATGAATCCGAACGGCGTGAGGGTCACGCCGAAGCCCATCTTGATGTTCTCGGTCACCATCGACAGGGCACCGAGCAGTACCTCGGATGCCGGGCAGTGCGAGCGCCCCTCCCGGAAGTGGTGCTCCACCGCCCAAATGGTGTTGAACCCGAAGGTGTCGGCCAGTTTGATCTGCTCAACGGCGTCCTTGTATGCCTTCTGCTCCCGCTCCCGCTGGCCCCAGGGATGGGGCTTTCCCCAAGGTTTGGGCGCATCCACTTCGTACAGCAAGTCCAACTTCATGGCGGTGACGTTACCGATCGGTCCAAGATCAGCGCATCTTGGAGCCGGCGCCCGGGCCGACCTCGGTCCCCGCATTGGCGGCCAGTCGGAACCCCATGTGCCCGGTGGTGGACGACGGCTCGTTGGCGTGGCGGGCGGCCACCCGGTACCGATTGCAGTAGGAGTCGTGGCAGAGGTACGAACCGCCCCGAATGGACCTCGCCCGGCCTTGGGGCGGCCCCAGCGGATCGACCAAGGGCCGCTCAGAGGGGAACCGGTTGTCGAACCAGTCGGCGCACCACTCCCACACGTTGCCCGAGCAGTTGTAGAGCCCGTACCCGTTGGGCTCGTACTGGTTCACCGGGGCGGTGCCCACGAAGCCGTCCTCGGCGGTGTTGTGGCTGGGAAATTCCCCCTCCCAGATGTTCAGTCGGGGCTCCCCGTCGGGGCTCATTTCGTCGCCCCACGGCAACCGGGCTTGCACCAGCCCGCCCCGAGCGGCGTGCTCCCACTCGGCCTCGGTGGGCAACCGGGCGCCGTACCAGGCCGCGCAGGCCGCGGCGTCGAACCACGACACGTGGACCACGGGGTGGTTGCCCCGTTCCTCCACCGACGACTTCGGTCCCTCGGGATGAGACCAGCGGGCCCCTTCCACTTGACGCCACCACTCAGCACCAACCACTCCTCGGGTGGGCTGAAAGTCGTCGGGCAACAGCCCGCCGAACACGAACGACCACCCCTCCCGCTCAGCAACGGTTACATACCCGGTGGCCTCGACAAAGGCCGCGAATTCGTCGTTGGTCACGGCGGTGGCTGCGATCTGGTACGGGCTCAGCACCACCTCCCGCACCGGCCCCTCGCCGTCGCCCTCAAACCACACCTCCTCGGTGCCCATAAGAAACGACCCGCCCTCCAGCGACACGAAATCCATCAAGCAGCCCAATCAGCTTCCGACGATGGCGGAACCGGCCAACAAAAGGAAATCCACCCCAGCGTCATAGCATGAATCCATGGAGACAACCGGAATCATCTTTGCCGGTCTCGACTGCGACGCCGACGCCATCGAGGACTGGAACCGCTGGTACGACCTCGAGCACCTGCCCCCCAACATCGCTTTGACGGATGTGATGCACGGCCGCCGCTACGTGGCCCCGCCCAGCCACCAGGAGCTTCGGCCCGACGGCTGCGATGAGGCGTTCTCCGACGGGCGCAGCGCCTTTCTCACCATCTATTGGCTGTGCGGCGACGTTGACGGCGTGATGGCCACCATGACCGACTACCGGGAGGTGCTGGTGGAAGCCGACCGGATGTTCCCCGACGAGAAGAAGATCGTGCGACTGGGCGATGCCCTCGCCCTCGACTGGGCAGTGGCCGACCCCGCACTGAAGGCCGATCCCGGCGACATCCCCCACATCTCCCACACCGATATTCATGTGGTGCTGCGCCGGGGTCTGGGCGATCAACATTGGCACCACGCCATCTACGCCCCCGGGGCGGTGGCGGTAGAGGGCGTGCATGCGGTGGTGTCGTTCACCTCCCGATTTGCCCCCGACACCGCCATCGACCTGCACATGATCGAGGGCGACCCCGCCGAGGTGGTCCCCGCGCTGCGGGCCGCCACCCCCTCCCGGCCCGCGACTACCGACGTCGGCATGGACGGGCCGTTTCAGCTCATCGAGCCGCTGCGCTACCCGTGGGCCGAGCAGATCCGCGGGTCATGGATGCCCCAAACGGTCGCCTGAGCGACCCGGCGTCGCTGCGCCGGGCCAAGCGGCGGGCTACCGGCCTGCTGTTGGCTGCTGCCGCCCTGTTTGTGGTGATGCAAGTGCTCACCGATGGCGATGGCTGGGCTGGCTATGTGGAGGCGGCTGCCGAGGCAGCAATGATCGGCGGTTTGGCCGACTGGTTCGCGGTGACCGCCCTGTTCAAACACCCGCTGGGGATTCCCATCCCCCACACCGCCATCATCCCCCGGCGCAAAGATGCGATCGGCGCCAGCCTGGGCGAGTTCGTGCAGGACAACTTCTTCGACCCTGACGATCTGGCTCATTGGGTGGCCGATCGGGCCCCCGCCGAGGCTCTGGGGAGATGGCTGGCCACCGAGGGGGATGCCGGGCTGGTGTCGGGCCCCGCATTGGGCCGGCTGTTGGAGTCGATGGTGGGTGGCGGGCACCACCGTTCAATGGTGGATGCCGCCGTGGAGCGGGCCGACCGCTTCTTGGTGGACAACTACGAGGTGCTGCGAGACCGCATCGTGGAAGAAGCCCCCGTCTACACCCCCAAAGTACTCGACCACCACATCTTCACCCGCCTCCATAGGGGGGTGCGGGGAGTGCTGGCCGACATGGCCGACGATCCCAACCACGAGCTACGCCTGCGCATAGATGCCGGCCTGAGAAGCTACGCCCAGCGCCTTCAAACCAACCAGCGGTTGGCAACCCGGGTGGAGGCGATTCTGGCCCGGGCCGGTGAGTCATTGCAGAGCGACTCCACCTTCCAGAACCGGGTCGACGGGTGGCTGGTTTCCGCAGTGGGATTGCTGGCCCGCCATGCCCAAGCCGAGGTGGCCAACGTGATCGGCAGCACGGTGGCCCGCTGGGATGCCGACGACACCAGCGAACGCATCGAGCGCCGAGTCGGCCGCGATCTCCAATTCATCCGCATCAACGGCACCCTTATAGGCGCTCTGGCCGGCCTCGCCATCCACGGGGTGGGCCAGCTGCTCTAGTCGCTGAATTGGGCCCGGAGCTCGTGCTTCAGAACCTTGCCGGTGGCGTTCCGAGGCAGCGACTCAACGACTTCGATCTGCTCGGGGATCTTCTGGGGCATGATCCCCGCCTCCCGGAAATAGTCGCCAACCTCGGCCAGGGTCAGCCCCTCGGCACCAGTTGCCATCTCCACCACAGCGCAAACCCGCTCGCCCCGCTCCTCGTCAGGCAGCCCGATCACCCCGGTGTCAAGCACCTTCGGGTGGGCGAACAGCAGGTCTTCGATTTCGGTGGCCGAGATGTTCTCCCCCTTGCGGATGATGATGTCCTTCACCCGCCCGGTGAGAGTCACATACCCCTCAGCATCGAGAAACCCCACGTCGCCAGTGTGGAACCAGTCCCCGTCGAACGCAGACGCAGTCAAGACGTCGTCCATGTACCCCCGGCACACCATGGGCCCCCGGATCCACAGCTCCCCTTCCACACCAGCTTCAGCCGGTTCGCCGTCGAAGCCCACCACCTTGATCTCCGCGCCCGCCAGCGGCCGGCCCTCCGTCTCGGCCAGTTTCTCGTCGACATCGTCAGGGGTGTTCTGGGCGATGATCGGTGCCTCAGTCATCCCCCAGGCGTGGCCGCACCCCCGCCCGCCGATCTCGGTCTGTACCTCATAGTGCTGAGATGCCGGCATCGGCGCCCCGCCGCCGGAGAAGAGCCGGAGCCGGGGCAGGATCGACTGGCCGGGCTGCTTGCGCTGCTCAGCCACAAAGGCCATGAAGAAGGCCGGACCCCCGCCCACCAGGGTGACGTCGTGGCGAGCGAATAGCGCGGTGGTCTCGGTGGGATCGAACGCTTCGGCAATCACCAGGGTGCAGCCCGAGCCCAACGACACCGACAGGTTTGACACCCCGCCGATGTGGGCGAACGGGAAGGCCAGTCCGAACTTGTCGTCGGCGGTCACGTGCTGGCGCTCCACCATGGCGATGCCCGACGCCATCACCGACGTGTCGCAGTGGCGGGCACCTTTGGGATCAGACGTGGTGCCCGACGTGTAGTACACCCACCGAATTCCCTCGGGATCCTCAGGGGCAGGAATGTCGTCCAACACTGATGGATCGCTCTCCGGCAATTCCCCGTCGCCTACCACCACATCCAGCCCCTCGACCTCAGCGGCGATCCCCTCCGCCATGGCCTGGTAGTCGAACCCCCGCCACACCGACGGCACCAAGAAAAGCCGCGCCCCAGTCTGGCGAACGCAGAAACCCACCTCCCGCTCCCGATACACCGGGATGATCGGATTCTGCACTGCTCCCAACCGAGCCAACGCCGCCTGCAACACCAAAGTGGACGGCCAAGTGGGCAACTGCCAAGAAACCGACACCCCCGGCCCCGCTCCCAACTCAACCAAGCCCGCGGCCGCCCGCAGCGCCGCATCCCGATACTCGGCAAACGTGAGCATCTGATCCCGATCATCAATGATCATCAGAGCATCCGGCGTCAGCTCCGCCCGCCGCTCCACCATCCCCCAAAACGTCCCGCCCTCGAGCATCCGACAACAATATGGCTATGCCAACCCTCTCCGTCACACTGCCGTCGTTCGGCCCCATCTTCCGAGACAACAACTTTCACCAGATCGCCGACCTCGCCCAGATGGCCGAACAAGCCGGAGTCGACCGCATCATGCTCACCGATCACGTGGTCATGGGCCAGCACACCGACAAGTATCCATACGGTCCCTTCCCGTTCCCACCCGAAACCGCATGGCTGGAGCCGCTGGCCTCCATCGCTCACATGGCCGCCGTCACCCAGCAAGTGAGATTCAGCACCAAGATCCTGATCGCCCCCCTTCGTCCCGCCGCCGTGCTGGCCAAGACCCTGGCCACCATGGACGTGCTCTCCCAAGGCCGCCTGGAAATAGGCGTGGGCACCGGCTGGCAGCGGGAGGAGTACGAAGCGGCCGGCGTTCCCTGGAACCAGCGGGGTCAGCGTCTCACTGACTCCATTGCCGCCTGCAAGGCGCTGTGGCGGGACTCTCCGGCCTCGTTTCACTCTGCCACCGTCAACTTCGACGACATCTGGTGCGAACCCAAACCGGCCCAGCCTGACGGCATCCCCGTCTGGGTGGCTGGTGCGCTCCACCCCAACAACTTGGCCCGCATCGTCGAACACGCCGACGGCTGGATACCGCCCCCCTACGGCACTATCGAAGAAGTGGCCGATGGGGTGGAATGGCTACGGAAAGCTCTCGGCGCCGCCGGCCGTAGCACTGACGGCTTCGGCGTTCAGGGCGACATCGACGCGGTGCCCGGCGGCGACGGCCGCCCCTCCATCAAGGCCAGCATGGGTGCGGCCACTGAGTGGGCAGAGGCGGGCGCAACCACCATCAATGTGGTGATGTCGTTGTTCTGCTGGCGCATGGACCGAGCCCAGGCCTGGTTCGACGACCTGGCCCAGAGCTGGGCTGAACTCGATCTGGGCTGATCCAGCCCAATCAGAT contains:
- a CDS encoding LLM class flavin-dependent oxidoreductase, whose amino-acid sequence is MKLDLLYEVDAPKPWGKPHPWGQREREQKAYKDAVEQIKLADTFGFNTIWAVEHHFREGRSHCPASEVLLGALSMVTENIKMGFGVTLTPFGFIPPQRIAEKVATVDILSNGRAVWGTGRSTPMEQIAFGVDRERSRDDWQEAIEIVCGMWREEYFEYDSPRFKFPKRMVTPKPMQYPHPPAWMACASENSAAVAGKAGMGMLSFSIMQPLEAMARHIRNYRAAAENPEPITDVTTNATAAYTLVHCADTPQQVLDNDVWRSVEWWYTNLAQFTLDWELPELSQEERDATFPLLKPLMEEGIDDLIHHFDEADMIVVGDVDTCYEKMKHYADLGVDQLICYVQFGYHSHESIMRTIELLGKEIIPELENYTPTPKTS
- a CDS encoding formylglycine-generating enzyme family protein; the encoded protein is MDFVSLEGGSFLMGTEEVWFEGDGEGPVREVVLSPYQIAATAVTNDEFAAFVEATGYVTVAEREGWSFVFGGLLPDDFQPTRGVVGAEWWRQVEGARWSHPEGPKSSVEERGNHPVVHVSWFDAAACAAWYGARLPTEAEWEHAARGGLVQARLPWGDEMSPDGEPRLNIWEGEFPSHNTAEDGFVGTAPVNQYEPNGYGLYNCSGNVWEWCADWFDNRFPSERPLVDPLGPPQGRARSIRGGSYLCHDSYCNRYRVAARHANEPSSTTGHMGFRLAANAGTEVGPGAGSKMR
- a CDS encoding DUF445 domain-containing protein; the encoded protein is MDAPNGRLSDPASLRRAKRRATGLLLAAAALFVVMQVLTDGDGWAGYVEAAAEAAMIGGLADWFAVTALFKHPLGIPIPHTAIIPRRKDAIGASLGEFVQDNFFDPDDLAHWVADRAPAEALGRWLATEGDAGLVSGPALGRLLESMVGGGHHRSMVDAAVERADRFLVDNYEVLRDRIVEEAPVYTPKVLDHHIFTRLHRGVRGVLADMADDPNHELRLRIDAGLRSYAQRLQTNQRLATRVEAILARAGESLQSDSTFQNRVDGWLVSAVGLLARHAQAEVANVIGSTVARWDADDTSERIERRVGRDLQFIRINGTLIGALAGLAIHGVGQLL
- a CDS encoding AMP-binding protein, which produces MLEGGTFWGMVERRAELTPDALMIIDDRDQMLTFAEYRDAALRAAAGLVELGAGPGVSVSWQLPTWPSTLVLQAALARLGAVQNPIIPVYREREVGFCVRQTGARLFLVPSVWRGFDYQAMAEGIAAEVEGLDVVVGDGELPESDPSVLDDIPAPEDPEGIRWVYYTSGTTSDPKGARHCDTSVMASGIAMVERQHVTADDKFGLAFPFAHIGGVSNLSVSLGSGCTLVIAEAFDPTETTALFARHDVTLVGGGPAFFMAFVAEQRKQPGQSILPRLRLFSGGGAPMPASQHYEVQTEIGGRGCGHAWGMTEAPIIAQNTPDDVDEKLAETEGRPLAGAEIKVVGFDGEPAEAGVEGELWIRGPMVCRGYMDDVLTASAFDGDWFHTGDVGFLDAEGYVTLTGRVKDIIIRKGENISATEIEDLLFAHPKVLDTGVIGLPDEERGERVCAVVEMATGAEGLTLAEVGDYFREAGIMPQKIPEQIEVVESLPRNATGKVLKHELRAQFSD
- a CDS encoding TIGR03619 family F420-dependent LLM class oxidoreductase; translated protein: MPTLSVTLPSFGPIFRDNNFHQIADLAQMAEQAGVDRIMLTDHVVMGQHTDKYPYGPFPFPPETAWLEPLASIAHMAAVTQQVRFSTKILIAPLRPAAVLAKTLATMDVLSQGRLEIGVGTGWQREEYEAAGVPWNQRGQRLTDSIAACKALWRDSPASFHSATVNFDDIWCEPKPAQPDGIPVWVAGALHPNNLARIVEHADGWIPPPYGTIEEVADGVEWLRKALGAAGRSTDGFGVQGDIDAVPGGDGRPSIKASMGAATEWAEAGATTINVVMSLFCWRMDRAQAWFDDLAQSWAELDLG